DNA sequence from the Arthrobacter sp. FB24 genome:
CGAAGAGGCCGCCCGTGATTCTGACTCACCCGAAAATGGCCATTGACTCGGCCTATGCTCCTCTCTCTGAAGTGAGTTTCTCAGGGGCGCTTTCGCTCCGCCGTGGGGGCCGAAAATGTACTGCTGTGGGGAACCTTTGCGGTGTCGGGGCTGCCGGAGCAGACTGAAGAGTGTGTTCCGGTCGACCCCGGTCTCTCTTTAGTGCCGGTGAGCCTGTAAGTGAGTTTGGTGGTGGAGGGCGCAGCTTTTGTCCGCGGGACCGTGGAATGTTGCCGTTGAGCACGAATGTCAGATTTGTTGTTTATCCGCCTTCCCCGGGACACAGACGCCATCTGTTGGACTGTTCGAGGAAGGGTGAGCTCTCATGGAGGTCATTCACCCGCGCTGCGCGGGTGTCGATATTTCAAAGAAGGACGCGAAGGTCTGTGTCCGCATCCAGGGCCGCGGCGGCCGGTCCACCACATCCACCATCACGACCTGGGGTTCGATGACGGGGCAGATCCTGGGGCTAAAGGAACACCTCCTGGACGAGCACGTGGATCTGGTGGTCATGGAGGCCACCGGTGATTACTGGCGCCCCTTCTACTACCTGCTTGAAGACGACGGACTGAACATCATCCTGGTCAATGCCCATGACGCCAGGAACGTCCCGGGCCGCAAAACCGACGTTTCCGACGCTGCCTGGCTTGCCGACCTGGGCGCCCACGGGCTGGTCCGGGCCTCCTTCGTGCCCCCGCCTCCGATCCGTGAACTGCGGGACCTGACCCGGGCCCGGACCATCATCACTCAGGAACGGACCCGGGAAATCCAGCGCCTGGAGAAACTCCTCGAGGACGCCTGCATCAAACTATCCTCGGTAGCTTCGAACATCACCGGGGTCTCCGGACGACTGATCCTCCAAGCACTCATCGACGGGCAGACCGACCCCGCGGCCCTGGCAGAGATGGCCCAACGCCGGCTGCGGTCCAAAATCCCTGAACTCACCCAAGCCCTCAACGGCCGGTTCACCGAACACCACCGCTACATGACCGGACTCTATCTGCACCGGATTGATGCCCACACCGCCGATATCAACGACCTCAGCGCCAGGATCGAGGCGGCGATGGAGCCCTTTCGTTTCGCCCGGGAGCTCCTCGTGAGCATCCCGGGGTTCAGCACCACCATCGCGGAAATCTTCATCGCCGAAACCGGCGCCGACATGAGCGCATTCGCCACCGCAGGGCAGCTGGCATCCTGGGCCGGTACTTCCCCGGGATCCAACGAATCCGCCGGACGGGTCAAATCCACCAAAACACGGCCCGGCAACCGGTACCTCAAAGGTGCCCTGGGCATCGCTGCTCTGTCCTGCGCGAAATCGAAGAACACCTACCTCGGTGCCAGATACCGGCGCATTGCCTCCCGGCGCGGACCCGCCAAAGCCCTCGTCGCCGTCGAACACTCCATCCTCACCGCAGCGTGGCACATGCTCACCACCGGCGAACTCTACAACGACCCCGGCGCCGACTACTTCACCCGGCAGACACCCGTTAAAACCATGGCCCGGGCCGTCAGACAACTAGAATCCCTCGGCTATCAAGTCATTCTCGAACCCCTGCAACAGACCGGATAACACCGCTCACCCCACGCACCCCACCGCACTCACCTAATTTTCATGTCAGAGGGGTTGACGAACGTCACATTTTCAGTCATTCTCTTGAATACAGAAATATTCTCTGCAAAACAGAGAAACCAGCATGCGGGCCCAACGAAGGAGACCTTTCATGACAGATCAGACCAGCGTCATCCAGGACGTGCAACGAGGCATGATTCCTGCACACATCTACAACGACAAGGAGATCTTCGAACTCGAAAAGGAGCGCCTCTTCGGACGGAGCTGGCTCTTCGTCGCCCATGAGTCGGAGGTGCCAGAAGCCGGCGACTACGTGGTGCGCCGCGTGCTGGAAGACTCATTCATCATTTCCCGCGACGAGCAGGGCGAAATCCGCGCCCTCTTCAATATGTGCCTGCACCGCGGAATGCAGGTCTGCCGGGCCGAAATGGGAAACGCCTCGCATTTCCGTTGCCCCTACCACGGCTGGTCCTACCGCAATGACGGACGCATTGTGGGCCTGCCGTTCCATAAGGAGGCCTACGGCGGCGAAGAGGGCTTCAAGAAAAAAGGGCAGACCCTGCTTCCCGCCCCGTCCCTGGGCGTATATAACGGGCTGATTTTCATTAGCCTTGACCCCGACGCGGAACCCCTCGAGGACTTCCTGGGCGACTTCAAGTTCTACATGGACTACTACACCAAGCAAAGTGCTGACGGCATTGAACTCCGCGGCCCTCAGCGGTGGCGGGTCAAGGCGAACTGGAAGATCGGTGCCGAAAACTTCGCCGGCGACATGTACCACACGCCCCAAACGCACACGTCGGTGGTTGAAATTGGCCTCTTCCGCGAGCCAAAGGCGGAGAAGCGCAAGGATGGCACAACGTACTGGGCCGGTAACGGCGGCGGAACCACCTACAAGCTTCCCGAAGGCACCCTGGAAGACCGGCTGCGCTACGTCGGTTACCCGGACGACATGATCGCGCGGATGAAGGAACAATGGAGCCAGGAGCAGCTCGATGTCGTGGGCAAGGACGGGTTCATGGTCTCGGCCGCCTCGGTCTTCCCAAACATGAGCTTCGTCCATAACTGGCCCCGTGTAGAAGAAGACTCCGACGAAGTTCTCCCATTTATCTCCATCCGCCAATGGCAGCCCATCAGCGAAGACGAGACCGAGATCGTTTCCTGGTTCGCCGTGGACAAGAACGCGTCCGAGGAATTCAAGGCGCTTTCGTACAAGGCCTATCTCATGTGCTTCGGCAGCGGCGGCATGTTCGAACAGGATGACGTTGAAAACTGGGTCTCGCTGACGAGCACGGCGGGTGGCCCGATGGCCCGCCGCCTGCTGCTCAACAGCCGTATGGGCATGCTGGAAAACGGGCAGAACGTTGTAGAACCGCTGACCTCCGATGAGTATTCAGGGCCAGGTTCCACCCGGATCGGCTACAGCGAATACAACCAGCGTGAACTGCTGCGGCGGTGGGCCGACCACTTGGGACGGCCGATGGAGAAGGCGGCTCAGCTGCACGTCGGCACCGACCCGATTCAGGCACCCCCGGCCGGCGGGGCGGGCCCTTCACTGGCCCCCGCCGGAAGCACCGTTGTCCCAACTGCGCAGATCATTTCAGAGGAGGCCTAGCCATGAGTGTTGAAGCCGACCGCAACGGCAAGACCCTTTCCGAACAGTCCGTTCTGGGCGGGCATGCCCCGCGCACCCAGAGAACAGGAGAATCCCTCCCGTTCGACGACGCGCTCCACCTTCAGGCGCACCGCTGGCTGGTTGATGAAGCCTATCTCCTGGACGCCCAGGACTACGACGCCTGGATGTCACGAATCGCTGAAGACGTGCACTATCTCATGCCGGTCCGGGTAACGACCGCCCTCGGCGCCGGATACACCACGTCCCCCGGCATGGCCCATCTCGACGAAAACAGGTACTCGCTCAGCCGGCGGGTAGCGCGTTTCGCCACCGAACATGCCTGGACAGAAGACCCGCCTTCACGGTTACGCCACTACGTCACGAACGTTCGAACATTCCGCACAGACAATCCGGATGAAATCATCGTGGATTCGGCGGTCCTGCTCTTCCGCAGCAGGGGTGACGTGCGTGAAGCAGCCACGGTGTCCGCCGGCCGGGAAGACCTGCTGCGCCGTACCGGAACGGGATGGGAGCTCGCACGCCGAACCATCATGGTGGACGAATCGGTTATCCGCATGCAGAACCTGGCCATATTCCTATGAAAATCGGATGGGAAGGCGAGGAAGAAGACCGCCTTGCCGCCATTCGCGCGGCAGAGGAACGCCTCCGGCTGGAAGCACACACCACCGGCGCCCCGATCGTCATTGCCAATGAGTTTTCCGAAGTGCACATCAGCAGGGTGGAGACACGCAACGGTTCCAGGCTGATGATCACATCCCCGCGCTCCGGCCAGTGGGTCTCTTTGTGCCCCCTGGAACTTGAGTCACTGACCTGGCAGGCGCCGGCAACGTTCTCCGCCATGATCGGAAATCCCTTCGGTCCGCTCATCCCCGAGGATGAACGGCCGCCCCAATTCAAGAAGAACAGCAAAACTTAGGCCAAGGAGCTTTGAACATGCCTGTCGTAAAAGCAGACCTCGCAGCCTGCCAAGGGTACGCCAACTGCGTTGTCGGGGCGACCGACTACTTCGATCTGGATGATGACGGGATCGTAGTCCTCCTCAAGACCGAGGTACCCGAGGCTGACCGAGCCCGCGTCGTGGAGGCAGCCCGCAGCTGCCCCGTTTCCGCCCTGATAGTGGAGGACTAGTTGGATACAGTAACTGTCATCGTCGGTTCCTCCATCGGGGGCGTGCGCACGGCGCAGTCCTTACGCCTGGAGGGATACGAAGGACGCATCGTCATCGTCGGTGAAGAAACAGAACTGCCCTACGACAAACCACCCTTGTCCAAGGCCGTCCTGGCGGGTACAGCGACCGAAGCCTCCGCCTGCTTGCTGAACCGCGACCAGGCGCAGGAACTGGGCATAGAACTGGAGCTTGGACATGCCGCTACCGGGATCGACGTCGCGGGCAACCTGCTCCAGCTGCAGGGCCGTGAAGCTCTGCGCTTCGATAACTTGGTCATTGCCACAGGCGCCTTTGCCCGGCCCTCCCCGTGGGGACACCGGCCCGGCATCCATGTTCTTCGTACCCTCGACGATGCCCGCAGCCTTCGCGCAGATCTTGCAAAGGGGGGACAGCTGGCTGTCATCGGTGCGGGGTTCATCGGGGCAGAAGCCGCGGCGACAGCACGAGGACTCGGTCTGGAAGTGACAGTCATTGACCCCCTCCCGGTCCCCATGAGCCGGATCTTCAATGCTGAAGTCGGGCAATGGTTCGGAGACCTTCACCGCAGCAACGGCGTGACGACGATCTTTGGTACCGGGGTTGAGACCATCGACGGCGAACAGGGCTCCTTCACCCTGCGGCTCACCAACGGCCAGAACCTGGAGGCCGCCACAGTTCTGGTCGGAATTGGCGCCGTTCCCAATGATGCCTGGCTCAGTTCTTCGGGTCTGCTCGTGGATAACGGACTGGTGCTCGACGAATACTGCCGTACGGTGGACGCCCCGCAAATCTACGGCGTCGGCGACGTTGCCCGGTGGCGGCACCAAAAACACGGCGAGGATATCCGGATTGAGCACTGGACGAACGCCGTCGAGCAGGCAGCGTGCGTGGCTTACAACATCACCCATCCGGAGAACCCCCGCGCCTACACTCCGGTCGAATACGTCTGGAGCGACCAACATGACTGGAAGATCCAGGTGGTAGGCCGGGTGGGCGGAAACGCCGAACACGTTACCATCGGGCATCCGGAAGTTCACGGCCGCTTTGCCGCCCTCTACACAGTCGACGGTACCAACCTGAGCGGTGCAGCGATCGTGAACTGGCCAAAGGCCCTTCTGGCATGCCGGCGGGGCATGGGTCCGGGGATCACGGTCCAAGAACTGCGGGAAAAACTAGAACCGATGCTGGACCCCCAGCCACTGACGGCATCGTAATGGGACAAACTCAGCCGCCCCCGGCACACGCCGCGGAAAGGGAAGCCATTGCATTGGCCTGCCGCGTGCTGGCACACCGCGGCCTGGCAGACGGAATCCTCGGCCATATCAGCCTCCGAATAGGCGAGAACAGCCTGCTCGTTCGATGCAGGGGCCCCCAGGAGCGAGGATTGGCATTCACCGAAGCCAGCGACATCCGCCTGGTGGACCTCGACGGCAACCCTGCTGCTGAGGGCGAGCTGGAGGGAGGCTACGCCGTCCCGAACGAACTTCCACTGCACACCGAACTGTTACGGCAACGCAGTGACATTAACGCGGTCGTCCACGCGCACCCGCCGCGGGTTGTCGCCGCGGACCTCGCCGGGCTTGGTGTCCGCCCGATCGTCGGAGCCTTCGATATTCCCGGGACCCGCCTGGCAGCCGGCGGGGTGCCCGTGTACCCGCGAGGAGTGCTGGTCAGGAACCGCCAGCTGGCGGCGGAAATGCTCCACGCCATGGGTGACCGTCCTATAGTGCTGCTCCGCGGCCATGGGCTGACCAGCGCCGCGGAGACTGTGGAGCAAGCAGTGCTCCAGGCGATCAGCGTAGATACGCTTGCCGGGTTGTCACTCCAGGTAACGGCATCCGGGGGAGAGCTCGCAGACCTTCCAGAATCGGACATGGCTGAACTGCCCGACCTGGGTGGATCGTTCAACACCCAAACGGCCTGGAGACACGAACTCGCCCGGCTGAAGGCCGCCGAGTGAAGCTAGCCACCAAAGGAAAACAGAGACCCGCACTCGGGCTGGATACGATGTTAGGCATGCAGTCAACAAATACAGACACCGAGTCCAGAAACGGTCCGCCCCCGCAGTACCGTATCGAATCTGTTGACAATGCATTGCGACTGCTACTGCTATTCGAAACCCAACCCAGCATCCGGTTGACAGATGCGAGTAACTATCTGGGAGTCGCATCCTCGACGGCGCACCGGCTTATGGGGATGTTGCTCTACCGGGGTTTCGTGCGGCAAAATCCGGCTACTCGCGCCTATGAGCCAGGCCAGGCGCTCAGCTCCATTGCTTTCGCCATCAGGCGTCAAGTGGACATAAGGACCCTCGCCCGCCCTGTCCTTGAACAGCTATTCCAGCAAACAGGGGAAACGGTCCACTTCGCCCGTCTCGAGAGGACAGATGCCCAATTCATCGATGCCATCGAAAGCTCAAGGGCAGTGCGGGTAGGTTCCCGACAAGGCCTCACGTTACCGGCGAATTGCACTGCTACAGGAAAAGCGATGTTGAGCCGGCTCACCCAGGAGCAGCTACATGCGCTCTACCCGAAGAAGGAACTCCCAGGCCTGACAGGAAACTCCATAACGTCGCGGGTTGACCTTGAAGCCGAACTTGATGAAATTCGCCGCATTGGTTACGCGACAAGCAGGGAAGAAAGCGAAGACGGGGTCACTTCGGTCGCCGTATCGATTGCGGGACCGAGCGGCACGCTTTACGGAATAAACGTTTCGGTGCCCGCCCATCGCATGTCCGACAAGCTGCGAGCCGAACTCGGGGAAATGCTTCGCACCTCCGCTGAGGACCTTCAAGGACTGCTGCTTTAGCCCTCACAGCGCGGTGGCGCCCTTGACTCCTGGCTCGTTGACGGGATCGCTTTCCTTGCCTTCCATAGCGGGGGGTCCATCCAAGATCTGGGCGATGGTGGAGCCGACTAATTCGAAGTGGCTGATTTCTGCTGCCGCGGGGGCATCGACGCCGTACGCGAGACCTGACTTGACGAGGATCCGGCATTGGACTGTGCCATACGCCGGGTCACGGCGGCAAACAGCCTGCCCGGGGCCGTCTCGGAACTTACGGGCTCATACGGTGGGCCGAACGAGCTCAGGCGTTTGACCCAGCTCACCGTGGACCCCGGTGCGAAGTGGAAAGCAGGACCGCGCTTCGCCTGTTCCTTCTCCACGGTCGTCGGCGCGTCTCGCATCGACGTAAATGTCTGCAGGACCTGTATCAGTCAAGACGTCACGGCAGGGCCTCAGGGCGCGCGAAAACTGTGCAACGACTTGATGGATGCCGCGAGGTCGGAGCGGAAGAAAGCCAACATCTCCGCAGCACGAGCCGCGTTGTTGGAGGATGTCGCGACAGCACCCGCGAAGACCGTGCTGATCGCGCAGTCGGCCGGGAGGACGCCGAGGATACACACGCCGGGCTGCCCGACCAGTTCGCTGAGCTGCTGCAGGCCGAGATCGACCTCACCATCTGCGAGCAGGCGCGCCACGGGCACGCCTGGACGGGCCTGCACAAGCCGGTCGCTGACTTCATCGGTCATGCCCCAGTGGTCGATCATTCGCAACAGCTCAAGGCCGCTCGGTCCGGTGGAATATCCGATGCGGAATGCCGCGCGCAGGGCGCTGCGAAGCTCGTCGGCATTCGTAAAGGCCGTGCCTCCGGAACATGCTGCTGCATCGGCGCTGCGTGCGGCCACGCCTACGGCGACATCCGACAGTACGATCGGGGCGATGGATGCCGGGTCGACGTGCCGCTCGGCAGCGAGGCGTTGGAGAGCGTCCTCGGCGAGGAACACAAGGTCGAACGGCTCGCCGGCGGTCACCCGCTGGGCGGCGTCCACTCCGCCTACGGATTCGAGCTGCAGAAGCGGTAGCCCCGCCGCGGCGGCAGCTTCGGCAAGGTCGGCGAGAACGCGGCGGGTGGCCATCGACGAGATCGCTTTCATGCGGCATCCTCGAAAGTCTCAGCGTCTACTTCGGCGGCAGATGCTGGCGCATATCGCGCGCCAGAGATGGTGGCCGTGCCAATCAGCTCGCCGGCCCGCGTCAGCAGCGCGCCGTCGACAGAGATGTCGGCCGCCGCCATGTTCTCACGCAGGTGCGCGACGCTCGTTGTTCCCGGGATCGGCAGAACATGATCGCCGCGGGAGATCAGCCAGGCCAGCGCGAGCTGTGCTGGGGTGCAACCGGCCTCCGCAGCCAGCTCTCGCCAAGAGGCCAGCAGCGTCACATTTGCACCCCAGTGCTCGGGCTGGAAGCGCGGCATACTGCGGCGGATGTCGTTTGGGGACAGCTCAGTTGGGTCCTTGATCGCATCGGCGAGGAAACCCCTTCCGACCGGCGAAAACGCAACCAGAGTCACGCCGTCCTCGCGAGTGGCGTCGAGCATGCCAAGCTCGGCATTGCGACTCCACAGCGAGTACTCGTTCTGCACGGCTGCGATAGAGGTGATTGCCTGCGCCTCGCGCAGTCGCCCGACCGACACCTCGGACAGGCCGATTGCGCCGATCTTGCCCGCGGCGACCATCTCGACCAGCGCGCCGACGCTATCGCCGATTGGCACCTTCTTGTCCCACCGGTGAAGGTAGTACAGGTCGATGTAGTCGACGCCAAGGCGGCTCAGCGAAGCGTCGACCTGTGCCCGCAGCGTATCGGGGCGTCCATCGATGACTTTCACGCCGTCGACGGACGCCATCCCGCACTTGCTCGCCAGGAAGACCTCGTCACGGCGCCCCACGATCGCAGCACCTACAAGCTCTTCGTTGCGGCCGCCGCCGTACAGTGTTGCCGTGTCGAGCATCCCGATGCCTTCATCGAGAGCTGTGCGCAGCATCGTCAGCCCCTCGTCACGCGACGGGGGGACACCGTACGCGTGACTCAGCGACATACAGCCCAGGCCGATGGGGGGTAGCCTCACGACAGCTGCTTCTCAAGCGAGCCGAGCACTCGGTAGCAGTCGATCACGTGGCGAAGCGAGGAGTTCGGCTCGCGTCCCTCGCGGATAGCCGAAATGAATTCACGATCCTGCAGCTCAATACCGTTCATGCTGACAGCGACATGCGACACGTCTATCGGCTCCTCACGGCCGTTGTAGAGATCGTCGTAACGCGCGATGTAGGTCTCGGTGTCGCCGATGTAGCGGAAGAACGTGCCGAACGGCCCGTTGTTGTTGAACGACAGCGACAGTGTACAGATCGCGCCCGACTCGCTCTTGAGCTGGATCGACATGTCCATCGCGATGCCGAGTTCAGGGTGGATCGGGCCCTGGATCGCGTTCGCATGCACGATCTTGCCTGCCTGGTAGGCGAACAAGTCAACGGTGTGCGCGGCATGATGCCATAGCAGGTGGTCGGTCCAGGACCGGGCCTCGCCCTTCGCGTTCGTGTTGGTGCGGCGGAAAAAGTACGTCTGCACGTCCATTTGCTGCACGTGGAACTCCCCTGACGCGATCCGGTTATGCACCAACTGGTGCGAGGGGTTGAAGCGGCGGGTGTGGCCGACCATTGCGACGCGATTGGATGATTCAGCCGCCTCGAGCGCTGCCTCGGCGTCCACGATCGAGTCGGCCAACGGAATCTCGACCTGCACGTGCTTGCCGGCGGCGAGCACCGCCTGGGTCTGAGACGCGTGGAGCCCCGTGGGCGTCGCAAGGATCACCGCGTCGACGTCGTCGCGCTCGAGCACGGCGTCCAGGCCGACAACGGCGTTCTCGACGCCGTATTTCTCGGCAACTGCCTGGGTCGGTTCGAGCCGCGTGCCGCTGACGACGGTTACCTCGACATCGGGGATGTTCATCAGGCCGTCGAGATGTTTCATGCCGAAGGCGCCTGCGGCGCCGACGACGGCCACACGGATCTTCTCAGTCATGGGGGCTCCTTTGTTGCGGATGCGGTCAGTCGGTCGGGTTCGTGAGAACAAGGTGGCCGACGGCGGTGTTCGACGCGGGCACGTGGTAAAAGCGGTGATTCACCTCGGGGCTCTCGCCTCCGAACTGATCATCCATCGCACCGCGCGCGATGAGCCAGTCGACTAGCTCGATGCCCTCGGAACCGGCCTCGTCGACGTACTCCATGTGCTGCCATTCTGTCAGGCCCACGGGGTCGGCGATGAGGTGGTCCAGGAATGCGTTGTCCCACTCCTCGTTAATGAGGCCAGCGCGGGGGCCCTGCAGCTGGTGGCTCATGCCGCCGGTTCCCCAAATTTGAACGTTGAGCGGCTCACCGTCCCACTTGTCCAGCGCGCGGCGGAGCGCACGCCCGAGTTCGTAGCAGCGACGTCCGGACGGCACCGGATACTGCACAACGTTCACGGCGAGGGGGATGACCCTGACGGGCCATTCCTCGACATCGCCATACACAAGCGACAGCGGCACCGTGAGGCCGTGATCCACGACCATCTCGTTGACGAGCGTGAGGTCGAAGTCATCCTGGATCACGGACTGGGCGATGTGTGCGGCCAGCTCGGGATAGCCTTTGACGTCGGGCACAGGGCGGGGGCCATAGCCCTCGTCCGCGACCGGGTACTCCGCGCCGGTGCCGAGTACGAAGGTCGGGATGATCGAGGAGTCGAAGGCTGTGGCGTGGTCGTTGTACACCAGGATGACGACGTCGGGCAGGTTCTCCTTGGCCCACTCTCGCGTCCACTCATACCCGGAGAACACCTTCTTCCAGTACGGCTCCTCGGTCTTACCGAGGTCCATCGCTGCGCCGATCGCCGGCACGTGCGAGGTGAATAGTGCCGAGGTGTACTGCGCCGGAGCATCCTGCCGCACCGTCTCCGCCTTCTCGCCGGGCTCAGGAGGCGTCCATCCGTCGAGGTCCTTGAGGCGGTTTCCCTCCGGGCGGCGCCCACCGCCGATCATCATGTCTCGGTACGCGGCCTCAGACATGCCCGTCATCGAGCCGGCCATCTGCTGAAAGCTCAGGCCGTGAGTGGCGCCGATCTTGGCCAGGAAGTAGATGTTCCCGCCCTCGGCGATGCAGGTGTTGAGGTCGATGTCGAGCACCGCCTGGCGCTGCACCGGGTTGAGAGGCCACTCGTCCAGGTACGCACCGCGGTCGGCCAGATACCGTTCGCGGTTCTCCGGTTTCATCAGCGACATGCAGAACTGGTTTAGGTTGTAGCCCTTTCGGGCCTGGTCGGCATCAAAGATGGTGGTGCCAGGGACGTCTTTGTATGGTTTGTCGAGTGTCATGTCATACTCCTTCGGGCCAGTAGAGGCGGCGAGGATTGTCGACAAGCAGCTGCCGTTGCAGTTCCGACGTCGCCGCGATCTGCGGGATGTAGTCGACCAGAAGCCCGTCGTCGGGCATGTGGTCCTTGAGGTTGGGGTGCGGCCAGTCGGTTCCCCAGAGGACGCGGGAGGGGAACTCCTCGACTACGCGGCGGGCGAAGGGGACGACGTCGCGGTAGGCGTGCTGTTCGCCTTCGAGGGCGCGGGGGCCGGTGACGGACAGACGCTCTGGGCAGGAGACCTTGGTCCACACGTTAGTGTTCTCACGCATGAATCGCAGGAACAGTTCGAACTCGGGACCGTCCGGATCCTTGGTAACGTCGGGCCGTCCCATGTGATCGACGACCAAGTCGGTCGGGATCGACGAAAAGAAGTCGTACAGCTCGGGCAGATCCTCGGCTTCGAAGTAGATCACAACGTGCCATCCAAGTGGCGCGATCTTGGCCACGATCTCCTCGAGCGAGTCGGTGGGCACGCGGTCGACCAGACGTTTCACGAAGTTGAACCGGACGCCCCGTACCCCGGCCTCATGCAACTCGGCGAGTTGATCGTCGGTCACGTCACGGCGGACGGTCGCAACACCGCGGGCGCGACCTTCGCTACGCTGCAATGCGTCGACCAGGGCCCGGTTGTCGGAACCGTGGCATGTCGCCTGTACGATGACGTTCCGGTCGAATCCCAGCTGGTCTCGCAAGGCGAACAGCTGGTACGCCGAGGCGTCGCATGGAGTGTACTTGCGCTGAGGTGCGTAGGGGAACTGCCCGCCCGGCCCGAACACATGGCAGTGGGCGTCTACAGAGCCCTCTGGCAGCCGGAACGTCGGTGTGCTCGGTCCGTCGTACCAGTCGAGCCAGCCCTCCGACTTCTCGAAATCTCCGGTGGTATCGCCGTGTGTCATCATCAGTTCTCCACGTATTCCAGGCCGGCCTTGGCGAGAGGCCCGCGCATGCCGTAGACATCCAGGCCCAAGGCGCCCTCGCGGAACTTCATGCGTTTGGCTTCCTCGTTATCCTCGCGCTTCTGGCTGGCGTCTGCCACCGCTCTGACAAGCTCACGCGGGACAACCACGACGCCGTCGACGTCGGCCACGACCACGTCGCCAGAGTTCACCACGGCGTTCGCGACCACTACGGGGATGTTCACCGATCCGAGGGTGGCCTTGACCGTGCCTTTGGCGTTGACAGCGCGGGAGAACACCGGGAAATCCATCTTCTCCAGATCGGCGACGTCGCGGACACCA
Encoded proteins:
- a CDS encoding Gfo/Idh/MocA family oxidoreductase, which translates into the protein MRVAVVGAAGAFGMKHLDGLMNIPDVEVTVVSGTRLEPTQAVAEKYGVENAVVGLDAVLERDDVDAVILATPTGLHASQTQAVLAAGKHVQVEIPLADSIVDAEAALEAAESSNRVAMVGHTRRFNPSHQLVHNRIASGEFHVQQMDVQTYFFRRTNTNAKGEARSWTDHLLWHHAAHTVDLFAYQAGKIVHANAIQGPIHPELGIAMDMSIQLKSESGAICTLSLSFNNNGPFGTFFRYIGDTETYIARYDDLYNGREEPIDVSHVAVSMNGIELQDREFISAIREGREPNSSLRHVIDCYRVLGSLEKQLS
- a CDS encoding protocatechuate 4,5-dioxygenase subunit alpha/beta, whose product is MTLDKPYKDVPGTTIFDADQARKGYNLNQFCMSLMKPENRERYLADRGAYLDEWPLNPVQRQAVLDIDLNTCIAEGGNIYFLAKIGATHGLSFQQMAGSMTGMSEAAYRDMMIGGGRRPEGNRLKDLDGWTPPEPGEKAETVRQDAPAQYTSALFTSHVPAIGAAMDLGKTEEPYWKKVFSGYEWTREWAKENLPDVVILVYNDHATAFDSSIIPTFVLGTGAEYPVADEGYGPRPVPDVKGYPELAAHIAQSVIQDDFDLTLVNEMVVDHGLTVPLSLVYGDVEEWPVRVIPLAVNVVQYPVPSGRRCYELGRALRRALDKWDGEPLNVQIWGTGGMSHQLQGPRAGLINEEWDNAFLDHLIADPVGLTEWQHMEYVDEAGSEGIELVDWLIARGAMDDQFGGESPEVNHRFYHVPASNTAVGHLVLTNPTD
- a CDS encoding amidohydrolase family protein is translated as MMTHGDTTGDFEKSEGWLDWYDGPSTPTFRLPEGSVDAHCHVFGPGGQFPYAPQRKYTPCDASAYQLFALRDQLGFDRNVIVQATCHGSDNRALVDALQRSEGRARGVATVRRDVTDDQLAELHEAGVRGVRFNFVKRLVDRVPTDSLEEIVAKIAPLGWHVVIYFEAEDLPELYDFFSSIPTDLVVDHMGRPDVTKDPDGPEFELFLRFMRENTNVWTKVSCPERLSVTGPRALEGEQHAYRDVVPFARRVVEEFPSRVLWGTDWPHPNLKDHMPDDGLLVDYIPQIAATSELQRQLLVDNPRRLYWPEGV